Within the Pieris napi chromosome 10, ilPieNapi1.2, whole genome shotgun sequence genome, the region ccggggatcgaacctacgacctcaggtatgagagtcgcacgctgaagccactaaccCAACACTGGTCTATCATCTATCATTATCTAAGAATAGGGATATAAAAATGGCATAATTTCTTATGTTGCATAATATAGTAGAGTAACTTACTTAAGGTTCGCTAAACAGAGAATGAATGAATTGAGGCTCAGCTGTCATGACAAATTATTCTTTGTAAACCATCGTCAGTccttaaagataaaaaataaagagagGAGAATTCGCTTCCTGGAAGCGTTATAAAGGTTTCActgaattaaatttgaaaaaaaaaacctgaCGATGATTAAGTTTGGTGGCggtatttttgtatggatgTTCAGATATGTAAACACTTTAgataaatgaaacactttgtttgaagctgtgTAACAACtggttttaattgtttaaaacttgAGCTTATAACTATGATAACATAAGGGGTAGGTActgaataaacaaaaaactatcaTTACTTATATGactttaaaaactatattgaAGAGTTCGTTATTCTAAGTGACCcttatgttattggacattattgggaatgttgaattacaatttttaagtgtggtaaaaacttataaattataatttaatgtatttgtgGGTTGCTTACATTTTCTTTACGCCTCtacttatttactaaaatatataggtaacttaactaatgttggATGACATAACTCGATTCTCGAGCCGTAAGTCCGTCACAATTAGTAATGTGATGGAATTTAcgaatgataataatatattttaaaattatgtttatcatTCTCgtgttttcttataaatacgacaaaacattaataaactAATCGAGGCTAATGCTACCAGAATATAAAGGTACAAATAATCGAGTAAATTGCTTGTAAATGTCACAAATTAGTCCGCTTTTACAATAGCAATGGAAAACCAAAGGCCActttaatatgatttattcatatagaagCTCGAGCGGGAGCACTGAAACCTTAGTACACTTACTTCGAGAACGTGTCCGGCTTAAAAATAGACACGAAACTTACTTAGATTAGTTTACAGTGCCACAAACTTTTCTTGGCCGGCGGCTGAAATTGGTACTACCGTCGCCATGGCGCGTACTTATTTTACTATCTACcaacatctaataaaaatccaaattaaatgtatttattttaattccttgcattatcaattataattgcaAAGTTTTAATGATCGTATAGTACACGTAACAAAACCTATCATATCAGTTATTCATAAGTTtgtgtcacatttatttaagcctgtattttctagatactagtatacattgttttattaagacatttcaataatttttatttactagcaATACTAATATCTATGACACGAAAAGTATGTGGCACTGTATctacttttttaattgtcaAATAATCATATATTAGCGCTATCTCGTTGCAAGGTACCAAattgttttgaaattttaattccaTAATATATCTCAGTTGGCTAACTGTTGATCACTATAGAATGTACATAGGCAAATGGCATGATTTTCGTAGGTGTTGAATTTCGCCGATGTTAGCATCGAATAACCTTATAAGATACAtcaagttttttaaactaaaaggCAAAAAGTATAAGAAAATtggtataatattttactcgCCAACATTCGTCAGTAAGTCTATTTTTAAGCGCttatgtgttttataaatttgacagaGTATAGAAGCTTATCATCTACGTGCAAcgtttgtatgaaaaatgttCTTCGCGctgtacattttttatacaaatattttacaccgacctatctaaaatataatctGCTGTAACGTATTCTTCAGcacatttaatgtatatttcgggtaaatattcttatttaatatcataatttaatgtttcaaaCACTTGACCGAGATTGAGTAATCTTAGTAAAGTTTAATTCGTTATTTCAAAGCCTCTGCGGCAAAGATCGTGGTAATATTTTGCCCCCCCATGAGTCACGGTGTAGACACGTCTTTTAGGATGAGCTCAAACCCAAAGAAATTTTTGTTCTATCGAAAGATAGTCACACGTATATATCACGACGCTTATACCATGTTTGTTAAATGCCACTGAGAGGATACAACCAGCTTAGCCAGTTAGTAGCGTATTTTTTCGTCGTTAGTGTTGGATTACTGCGACGGATCTTCACAATGGGCGGGGAGAGGCGGACGCAACCGCCGCATCGCATGTCGGGAAGCGAATAAGGCTCTGCTGTTACCGCATCCCACCTAAGGCAATTGTTGGTGGCgccttggggttttagtgggtatgcacaattgcgagtcccacataaccctcccGCACTAAGCAGTCGCACCGCGGTAGGGTATGCGCAATGCACTTccccaagtaaaaaaaaaaactgcgaCGGATTactgtttaattaaaagtaaacgttgcaactatatatatatatcactagctgacctggcaaacgtcgttttaccatgtatattatttataataaaaaataggggttgatcgtagagggtcaaaaattaggggttgtatgtatttattaatgctgtatcataaaaaaataaaaatttatctaaaaattaaaaaaaaaataataatttaaaggtggactacccttaaaatttagggggatgaaaaatagatgttgtccgattctcagacataccctatatgcacacaaaatttcatgagaatcggttgagccgtttcggaggagtttaactacaaacaccgcgacacgagaattttatatattagattaatctAGTAGAAGTTCAATGCCTTCCAATATTGATGAAGGTTTGATATACGAGAAAGAAATGCAATATGATATACATTCTTTAGACAgctaaaaaagtaaaattatgtgactctatcaaaatatttactatgttgtgaaatacaaatataccAGGTTacccatatttttatttttccttattaGATAAGACTCTCATTGATAACTCTTGGcctaacaaaaaattaattcgaAGACCCCATTCTTATATAAGTTTCGTAATTCCGGGTTGCTTCACCTAGTGACAGAAGATAAATGTTGTATACATGTGTACGGAcctaatgataataataataatcatttagtttatcattatttaagttactagTAACGAATGTTAtcgtagaaataatattagaaaattttgAAACACTATTCAATCTTAAATACCAGAAACATGTTTCGGGGactaaaactataaatatactagcagaccggacaagcgttgctgtggctaagaattttgttatattacatagtagtaaactattcaagggaaacggcgGTAGAACACCagtccaccatgctttttggtggtaatgccattaaattgttgCTTATTttacgttggtactttcaacacaacgccatctgttagaattgtgactaccaaataataaactaatattttgcaataaaataatattgcgggtacaaattgagatgtaagctatcctatcttttaagttagatcaaactgcacacggtgtgcaaatttgattgaaatcggttcggtagtttaggagtccatagcggacaaacaacgtgacacgtaatttatatatattaaaattatagcaGAGGCAGAGAGTATATAAAATTGCAGCAGAAAGcaagtttattttatgaattcgCCATTCTGACATTTTGGGGATAGAAAATTCTACATGTGTGTATGCCatgcatattattttaaatattatctagctaaataaaatacataataataattggctTTGGTTTTAACGAggtttacaaatatttatttattattctaaattcTCGTGTCTCAGTGTATGCAACcaaatttctttgaaacatCTTGATCGTTTTTTTTTCGATCTACTACATTTCCAtctcttttattttactaaatagatacatatattaaattcatagTCATTCGTGTTATGCGTCGGTAGTTCAGACAAtagttcatattttttaagtaaaagggaatagctatttttttattaatttggaaTTAAAAGTACATATTACCCTTTAAGCACCAACCTCCTTTTTCAAtaaagatatacaaaaaaaaagtaaagtaaagtactgtaaaaataaagcACGTGTCTTTGataatattctataaatatgattcaaatatttaaactaatattaacTATTGCTATCTGTAGagataaacaaattatgtaattataaaaaatatgcgaagaattaacatacaatttacaataatattgtgaCCCCAAGTCACCGACAGTGTTGCCATTTGTTCTTGTCGACATTGTAACCTTATCATTTTTTGTTTGTGATATTTTCGTACTTTTGTTTAACAATTGTAAATAGATAATTTTCAATCTATTGTTAggttaatttatgtaaattaatagttattacatttttctttttatccaaaatttatatattgcaCTTACAATGCaaacaattaaatgaaatagtaGTAAACATCAGAAATCTTGGATAATAGGCAAGTTCAAGAACGTGCTGATGCCATTATCGTAAGgccgtttctccactgctccggtccggcaaacgttatttaccgatccgatttagaaactcacaacagtacttacgtgcttctccactactccggcatccggtttttaacgttccgataacttgctagatcggaacgcggtgttttatcggtccaagtatatccaagaggttataaattattattagtttcttGAATTTGAAAAAACCTGCATAACATGGACCAAACCAAATTatgttactatttatttatatttttataccatagtattagtgaactatttattacttaatactaTCTATAATCTacttagattttatatttcaagatagacaatataaaaaagtaataaactagccagggcaataaaatatttagaatttagaacgttttattaataaaataaaataaatgggtTTCAGTTAATATATgtgttgcatgataaataCACAAGTATCGATTATTGTCGGATCGGATATAGTGGAGAAGCGCAATCCGGCCTTCCAAAATTTTTCTCATGACTCATTCCGGTATCCGACgtcggaccggagcagtggagaaagggcCTAATTGGACAAACGTACTTTATGACGCATTATAACGCGTAACAGATGTTTTGACCAATCACAGTTAAACGGAACGCGCTGTCAAAGTGATATGAAATTGGTGATCGTTCTCAACTTATGGACTCCAGGAAACAAATGctccatttttaatattttcttttactatGGCCCACTAGCAGCGCAAGTTGGGTGGCGTTCTCTTGCCACGGAGGCCAAAACTTACTTTGCTTCATTGCATTCAGCGtaagtaagtaatattaatatttgtgagAGATTCCATTTCATATTCGAATCCAATTAGCTAAGTACTAAAAGCTAAGTTGTAAACAACTTgactttgaataaatattcgAACTAAGAATCCTTATTCAAATTGCAAGCATATGTTCTGACAAATAATACCATGCCGAGTAGCAATAAGGAAGTTTTTGTAATCTTCTAGAGATATTATGTGAGCGTGACATTCATTTTGCTGGCAGTTCGTATCCTAATACGGCCTATTTGTAAGCATTGGATGTCCATCTTTAAGGACAACTGATGATAAAATAGGACCGTACTTACGAAGATTTATTTGCCTAGCTATggaaaatcaaagaaaaaggATTGTTGAAAAACTCATTTTGCATAGAATATTTACTAGTTCAGTTTCAGGTAAAATCAGTATGGAGAGATGGAGAccaaaggctgatcacctaatttATAAAAGGGCTGTTAAACACGCAGAATCGGCTCTTCCCTGAAGGTAATGCAATTTTAaatcgtatattttttttcattacaaaaacTCCTCGagatataagatataataatgttatattttccAATCATATACAATGTATATAACCAATAACTATTCGAGGACATTCGTATTCCTTTCgcgttattttaattatctatgaCTGGGAAGAaacataaatatgaaaatcaaAGAAGTTTATATCcaataaaacacaaattcACTGAGttacaagaaatattttataagatttttttgttaacattaacattaaaaaaattatcatagtAAATCGAACGTTTCAATAATTAGTCAAATAGACCACCTATACGAAGATAGACTCTTGATTGACAGATAAGTTCAACGAACCAAAATCCTTCACagaacataaaattaacatagTGCTGactaaattaaagaaatgcagctgtaaattaacttttacGAGTCTATTAGCCTCATGCTTAAATTAACAGAAATTTAAGGCGAAAATGTTGTACGTTTACGTAATTTATACTTATAACAAATTATCTCGCCAATGTTCCCAAGTCTCTATAACCTCCTGAAGCTTAACACCAGGACTTATAGTTGGGGACAACTGACCATGCCCAACcagtatataattttcatCCAAATTTTCATTCTTAACACTGCATGAGAGAAAATCTTGAACCGCTTTCAACGCTGCGTTAGGTGGAGGTGTATCTGAAATTTccagtattttattgttccgttaattaatcttaatttgaagaattaaaactaaatccaCTCTGAGAGATATGCATTGAAATTAGAATTACATACCACAAAACTTAGcactattttactttattaataactcCTActctctttataataataaatatacaaacgatgataagtaataataaccatataataataacgatGCCAGTGGCGCACAATGGCGTGCAATTTATTTcgatatttttacacgctttatattagcttcacctgtatgtatgtatgtatgtatgtaaccgactccttcggactcgattttgacccacttttaacggacagatttaattcaaactttacGCACCTGTctaagatcgatgacaatgcaaaaataaaaaaaataaaaaaataatagttaaaaaactaactagtttgtaactattattttttttttcattttttaattaaatattaaattacaaaattatctcataactaataattacatgaatgaaaatataatagtcTTTCCtcaaactttgattttgttcccattggagtagagactcttgggccgtggggttcaagtgcacaggcgctaattaaaggtTAAACCCCTCGTTGGAGCTGGTgttttcctcgctcaacgaataagtaacACAAGacctaactttttaaatttattttaagtttctgttatattttttaatttttgttattattattagtttgtaGGTTAAGTATGTTGTGTGttggatataaatataaatatattattacattattttatatttaagttatcaTATTATTGAACAACATTATTATatcatcaaataaatatataaatcacaaTGTTTCTTTCAAGTAGtcattaatagaatattttttacaggATGGGGAGGGagttctttttatattttatttaatctttattaccataaaaattgtattttgaatATGTTGTGTTAAATGTGTTTCTTTCTAAACATAcacaatcaaaatatattacttttaagatTTTGTAACATATCAAGTAGTATTGTAGTAGTACCTCTAAAATCTCCAATGAAGGACACTCCAATCGACTTGTCATTGAATCCTCGTGTGTGCGCACCAATATTCCACCCAGCGCCTTCGTACACCATTCCATTTCCACCAATGTAGAACCTACAATATTGAATAAGTTAACTAGGAATATTTCATTGAAAATTCTACTAAACCAAATATGTATGTGACTAAAAGTAAGATATTGGTAGGagtttgttttagtttttttttatgttacaggaggcagacgggcaggaggctcacctgatgttaagtgataccgacgcccatggacactcgaaGAAGGCAAGCAAACGCGCTTTAAgcgccggccttttaagaattggtacgaacttttcttgaaggaccctaagtcgaattggtttggaaatactttagtgggcagctggttccacatagtggtagtgcgcggcagaaattgccttaagaatcgctcagttgtggaacgacggacgtcaaggtgatatggatggtattttgtattctgcctagacgtccgatgatgaaactcggctgcaggtattagtccgaacaactcctttgaacactctccatagtaaatgaaaaaaagttaaaatatgtCCTTATATGTATGTGATACGAGAGCGGTTACTTAACATTACTTGGTTATGACTTGCACATAGGTTTTAAGTCCAAGACATGCCAACTACCTCACGCTTACATTTACCGTTTTGCCTCTTCATACATAGTATAATAGAAGTTCGAACTAACGACCTCATCTGGATGCTTTGAAGGCGATCCATTGTTACCACAAACGAATaccttcttttgttttttctttattttatttttacagaaaaatacAATCTAAATCATAGTACACATTTGAAAACCATTGTGGTTtggattaataaaacaatagaaGTCTTATCaggagcgcgacaaatgcatatataagtaattcttcaacttgtttttttatattggtgTTAAGCTATTTAATAACTAACCTAATTCCTAAAACCTAACTAAACTAAAGTATGTTTACTATCCGTGGTAGCAAATACTTCAACGTTGTCTCACCATAGACATTGTTTGCTCTCGAAGTACTGAGCCGAACTTGCGTTACAGCTCGGGTCTGTACGTCGTGCTCAACTCGTTCTATGTTATCTCGAAAAAAGTCCTCGATTAGAAGACATTTATTTACGTTTTCTGTTATGGGCAGTATTTTACAGTGTTTCAAATTTCTCTTTCTTCTATAGTCATAGTGTAAGTTGAATCACACAtcctatataaatttttttactaaatagaACCAGTATGTGTATACTGGTCTATTTGACTAAGTACATTTTACGGTTGAAAAGCACTGAAACTAAATATGAGTTTGCGTATAGATTGTTGATACTTACGAATTTCCAATATCAGtgaatttaagtttttcaatGTGGTTCTGTCTGACAGCTATTAAAATGACTTTGCACGATTCATCATCAGAGCAAGTTTCTGTAGCAGTGTGCTGGACGATCACCAAATTCACTGGTTTCGATAGAGGAGGACGTTCATTGCGAGGATTTGGGCTCCACTGTGCGTAATCGATCACGTCACATTCTTGATCTGCGGAAGGAAGTTAAATGGACTTTGTATTACGATTTGCTACAAGTTAATGATAACTAGACTTTCGACAGGAATATGCATTTAATATGGATATAatggtaataatattaattaatctagCTTtagttaataacaaaatataggtattaaaattatctatcGCCTAACGGTTTTAGTCGAGTTTAAAGAATAGCAATGatacctaatatataaaattctcgtgtcgcggtgtttgtagttaaactcctccgaaacggcttgaccgattctcatgaaattttgtgtacatgagatatgtctgagaatcggacatctacttttcatccccctaaatttatttattttttatgatacagtattaaaaaatacatacaacccctaattttcacccctctacgatcaactcctatattttattataaatgatatacatggcaaaacgacatttgccaggtcagctagtctcatataattttcttctttGCGCCTTCTTGGCACCGCACAATTTCCTTCAATCTATCCTGTCTACGCCTCAGCCTTAAGCCTTAGTGCCTGTGTGATGGTAAGACTTGTAAGGTCTAGCGAGTAAGAGATGGTGCTTGAGGCCTAGTCCACCACTCTCCCAGTCACAATGAGTCGTTCTAACTTTTCTGGGCCGTATGTAACAAAGTAGAAGACCAGTGCAACTGTCATAGTATGTTGTGAAAAAAGGTGACACATTAATTCTCTTATCTGGCAGGCATCCTCCGCCAACACCATTTTCAAAGCATCTATTTCCCCCTTTCAGATGTTCACATTTCTAAAGCATCCTGTATTTCGcactttaaaacaaaaaacggGGATACTACagattcttttgtttttaggcAAATGTTCAGGTCTCTATCAATTAATCTGGTTCCCTTCGAATTTCGTTTTAGCTTCCTCCTTGATTTCTCATCAGGAAACCATCCATCAAGTTAGTAAAGCTCGCCTACTATGTTTGCTCTTCCAGCGCACCAGTGCCATCAATTTTACTGAAGTGTAtttgtagtattatataatgaaattcaaaaatagaatataaatatcCATTAACATACCTGcgtttacaaatattaaacagaggagaaataaataatgatacatCTTCAAACAAGCCACTTAGAGAACATAAATCGTTagattacatacatttattcaGCCGTCTATATATAAACAAGTTTTATCCTTATAAGGTGAATCCCATTCTACGagaaaatatgactttttaGTATGACTAACGAGATTGGTTTTTCTCAAACCTTGTAACGTATCGTTGGAACATATACATTTGGGGCATGGGGcagacttattttatttatgggcAACTGTAACAGCCTTCTGACTGCCCCTTTTCATTTTTGAGAAATTTGATCGAGTGGTAAGACGGTCTAAACTTACCGCTAAGAGCTCTACCAGTGTCTTACTAACAGTGtcataacttaatatttaacatatagacatctgtaatataacatatgtgaacgggtgctacttgtggtgactggtcggacttgaattcgtgtatgcagtgatgttagttatttcgactatgtatttgcgtgttgttcccacgagaatggaAGTGCCTGCTCTATTCCACcttgcctactgctgatagagaacaaatctttgtttttaatatattttattattattatattacttaagatTTTATGTAGAACATGAATTGCAGCTCCTTtcaaacattttgaaaaaccaaaaaacttgacgattaaaaagagtggcggagagtttattgccagttcttctcttccattctacgcccttgatttgagaactggcagtaaatgtaaaattagaagcatttaatatgtatttcttttttgacgtccATAAGTTTACATATGTGTTACCTATAcattgttaaaagaaatatacgaaacagaaaacataagtcaaTTAAGTACAATACATACCCTAATACCAGTACTACAccctaatattttaaagaaaaagggATGGTTACtacaagcatagacaatgtgtgggtaatatattgtgttaaaaagtaaattactcTTAAcataatcaccaaataagaaaatcaaaaaacccccccccccataatgcttacgtaatacttgaacttgtttacttaaagtttttttacttagctaaaacccgaaacattagctaattatattattcatatttgtaAATACGCTATGCATTAAAGGCAATACAATCCCAAAAATATACTATCCCAATTTTTATACCAAGATTTCTTTATTTCGTCATGTGTTAGCTGTTTACATTAatgaac harbors:
- the LOC125053155 gene encoding peptidoglycan recognition protein-like: MYHYLFLLCLIFVNADQECDVIDYAQWSPNPRNERPPLSKPVNLVIVQHTATETCSDDESCKVILIAVRQNHIEKLKFTDIGNSFYIGGNGMVYEGAGWNIGAHTRGFNDKSIGVSFIGDFRDTPPPNAALKAVQDFLSCSVKNENLDENYILVGHGQLSPTISPGVKLQEVIETWEHWRDNLL